The Bdellovibrio sp. GT3 genome contains the following window.
CAGCGTGTGGCGCTGCCAATACTTAATTAGAAACCTTGGGAAAGAAGAGCCAACGCTGGCTCTTCTGATTTTTGAGGAGCGACAGTCACATGCATAGTCTGATTTTCTGAATGCAACACAGTAGCCACTTCATTACGAGCAACCACGTGGCAATTTAATCCTGTAGCTGGGAAGTGCAGATCGACCACTTTACCGGATTGAGCCAATGCCAAAGCCGCATCAGACCACTGAACCGCATGCTCGCAAGGAATGGTTTTCTTAACAGGTTTGTAGTTGGAGAAACGAACGACAATCAACATGCCGACGAAGATGCAAACTGCAAACAGGGGAGATAGCGAAATCAACGTCAGGTGATTCATGATGTTTTGAGATTCCTCTTTGTTAAAGAAGAAATCAAAAATTGCCAAACTGCTGCCGACAATGAAAACCACCCAAAGTGCCAGGGTGCTTGTTGTTTCAATTATTTTTCGCATAAGTAACTCCACCGCGGTCAGGACTCACCCAAGAACTAAATTGGCGTTTAGGGCCAAATAGAACTTTCGGGATTGCCACGAATAACACAAAACTATTAATCATCCAATAAGCAAACGGATACCAGATCGCCACGAAACCAAGTCTTGAATCGCGCTCGTAACGACCATGCAGGAACATACCGACCACGAACTGTGTGAAGCTCATGATCCCAGTCAAAAGAATGGCGTAGCTCAAATTCATTTCATGAAGATTGGTACCAAAGATTGCGAAGGCAATTGTCACCGGCAACATGAAAGCCCATAGGACTGAGAATACGTATTCCAACAGAATCAAACGAAGACCGGTGTCGCGACCATTCAGAACGGAACGACCGTGCTTCAACATGACCTCGAATCCACCTTGAGCCCAACGCAGGCGTTGCTTCCAAAGACCTTTCAAAGTGTCTGGCATAAGAACGTCACACTTGGCTTTCGGTTCATACTTAAGAGCCCAGCCCGAGGTTTGCAGCTTCCAACTGATACCCACGTCTTCTGTCACTGTATCCGTGTCCCAGTAGCCGACACTTTCAACTGCTGACTTGCGGAACATCACCAATACACCTGATAGCGCAAACAAGCGGCCAAGAGATTGGTGATAACGTTTGATCATGCCGACCAAAGCTGAAAATTCCCCGACCTGAAGTCGGCCCACTAAAGTACCGCGGTTTTTAACGCGGGGATTGCCCGTAACACCAGCCACTTCGGGATTTGCAAAATGCTCCATCATGATTCTTGGGGCATCCGCCTCAAGTTCGGAATCGGCATCCAGACAAAGAATGAATTCATGACGACTGGCCATAGTGCCTAAAGTCAGTGCAGCCGCTTTACCGCGGTTTTGCACCAGATTGATGACACGCATATTGGGACGTGTGATTGCCAGTTTTTCCAATACGGCCTGGGTTTTGTCACGGCTGCCATCATTGATGGCGATAATTTCGCATTGATCCACTGGCAAAATATCCAAAGAACGGATGGTGGCCTCGGCGGTTTTTTCCTCGTTATAGCAAGGAATCAAAATCGTGTAGCGCTGTTCTGAAAACTCCGTCAAAGTCTGACGTTTGCGTTCACGCTTAAAGTAAAAAACCAAAGCTCCCATGATCCAAATCAACGGCAGCACAAACGGGGTTGTCAGGAATAGGAATTTAAAAATGGCGGGCAGATATGATAAAATC
Protein-coding sequences here:
- the pgaC gene encoding poly-beta-1,6-N-acetyl-D-glucosamine synthase: MILSYLPAIFKFLFLTTPFVLPLIWIMGALVFYFKRERKRQTLTEFSEQRYTILIPCYNEEKTAEATIRSLDILPVDQCEIIAINDGSRDKTQAVLEKLAITRPNMRVINLVQNRGKAAALTLGTMASRHEFILCLDADSELEADAPRIMMEHFANPEVAGVTGNPRVKNRGTLVGRLQVGEFSALVGMIKRYHQSLGRLFALSGVLVMFRKSAVESVGYWDTDTVTEDVGISWKLQTSGWALKYEPKAKCDVLMPDTLKGLWKQRLRWAQGGFEVMLKHGRSVLNGRDTGLRLILLEYVFSVLWAFMLPVTIAFAIFGTNLHEMNLSYAILLTGIMSFTQFVVGMFLHGRYERDSRLGFVAIWYPFAYWMINSFVLFVAIPKVLFGPKRQFSSWVSPDRGGVTYAKNN